A window of the Mesotoga prima MesG1.Ag.4.2 genome harbors these coding sequences:
- a CDS encoding ABC transporter substrate-binding protein: MRKSLLAVLLLSVSLLFASGSVEIFSWWTGGGEEEGLAAIYEVFKAKYPDVEIINATVAGGAGTNAKAVLKTRMLGGNPPDSFQVHGGMELIDTYVITGMMEPLTDILESWGILDKFPKDIMTICSYEGEVYSIPVNVHRGNVVFINNEILEKVGIDEVPSDGPGFLEVCAKIKEAGFIPLSLGDKDKWEAGHLFETVLLSALGPDKYNGLWDGTTSFEDPGIERAIVIFEELIKYVNEDHAALTWQDATRMVFDGKAAFNVMGDWAEGYLKTLGWTPGVEFSWMAVPGTEGSFMVVTDTFGLPKGAPNRENALKWLEIVASVEGQDAFNPIKGSIPARLDADKSLYDPYLTWSMEDFSTNALCPSIAHGSAAPEGFITELNDAVNIFITTKDRAAFLSAIESAAEDYIY; this comes from the coding sequence ATGAGAAAAAGTTTGCTGGCAGTTCTTCTTTTGTCCGTGAGTCTGCTCTTTGCTTCAGGAAGTGTGGAGATCTTTAGCTGGTGGACGGGTGGAGGCGAAGAAGAAGGACTCGCTGCCATTTATGAGGTCTTCAAAGCAAAGTACCCCGACGTGGAGATAATCAACGCAACGGTCGCAGGAGGCGCAGGCACAAACGCAAAAGCAGTTTTGAAGACACGAATGCTTGGCGGCAATCCTCCTGACTCATTCCAGGTCCACGGAGGAATGGAACTAATCGACACCTACGTAATTACGGGAATGATGGAGCCACTGACTGACATCTTAGAGAGCTGGGGAATACTTGATAAATTCCCGAAGGATATTATGACTATCTGCAGTTACGAAGGTGAAGTTTACTCAATTCCCGTGAATGTGCACAGGGGAAATGTTGTCTTTATTAACAACGAGATTCTTGAGAAGGTCGGAATCGATGAGGTTCCAAGCGACGGACCGGGTTTTCTCGAAGTTTGTGCAAAAATCAAGGAGGCAGGCTTCATACCACTTTCTTTAGGCGATAAAGACAAGTGGGAGGCCGGTCATCTTTTTGAGACCGTGTTGCTTTCGGCTCTGGGACCAGATAAGTACAATGGCTTATGGGATGGAACAACAAGTTTCGAAGATCCAGGAATTGAAAGGGCCATAGTAATTTTCGAAGAACTGATTAAGTATGTAAACGAAGACCATGCTGCTCTCACCTGGCAGGATGCAACAAGGATGGTCTTCGATGGAAAGGCTGCCTTCAACGTCATGGGAGACTGGGCCGAAGGATATTTGAAGACTCTAGGATGGACTCCGGGCGTGGAGTTCAGCTGGATGGCAGTTCCAGGAACCGAAGGCTCCTTTATGGTGGTAACGGATACATTTGGCTTGCCAAAGGGCGCACCAAACAGAGAAAACGCTCTTAAATGGCTCGAAATAGTTGCCTCAGTCGAAGGTCAAGATGCCTTCAACCCGATAAAGGGTTCGATTCCTGCAAGACTGGATGCAGACAAATCACTCTACGATCCTTACCTGACGTGGTCTATGGAGGACTTTTCTACAAACGCTCTTTGTCCTTCTATAGCACATGGATCTGCTGCGCCTGAAGGCTTTATAACGGAGCTGAACGATGCAGTAAACATCTTCATTACTACAAAAGACAGAGCAGCTTTCCTGAGTGCCATAGAAAGCGCTGCTGAAGATTACATCTATTAA
- a CDS encoding DUF5700 domain-containing putative Zn-dependent protease encodes MSWLNTEEIFALIDLIDSSNDSYEERFKRVLATPLASMFKQFHIRDSEARECLVAAFSRREDLSGLSKDCTELMAYMDKIRERKLELRAFFDLIIENEAGIRSKAISKAQEYLPKGVTFDGLKVFFIPMPYNANADHRGVYFDPLFALDMGLEAIEEVMAHEAHHVARNSITKERLEFGDSPLDQLVYRFVGIECEGIANMVSDASRIPSMKRIALQRTKMMGEFEKHLELLQEVFLNLSFKNISDDEARSIMERSWFSVGSLAPVGMRMALEIENELGKDRLIETVGDTVGFLKSYQEVALKKSYYLLEDETFIKLGQLLKA; translated from the coding sequence ATGAGCTGGCTTAATACAGAAGAGATTTTCGCCCTCATAGATTTGATTGATTCCAGTAACGATTCATATGAAGAGAGATTCAAGAGAGTTTTAGCCACTCCTCTCGCCAGTATGTTTAAACAATTCCATATACGCGATTCAGAGGCAAGGGAATGCCTAGTGGCGGCCTTTTCGCGTAGAGAAGATCTTTCCGGTCTTTCAAAGGACTGCACGGAGCTCATGGCGTACATGGATAAAATCAGGGAAAGAAAGCTTGAACTGAGAGCTTTCTTCGATTTGATTATTGAGAATGAAGCAGGAATTAGATCTAAGGCAATATCCAAAGCACAAGAGTATCTTCCTAAGGGAGTAACTTTTGATGGCCTGAAGGTCTTTTTCATTCCTATGCCTTATAATGCAAATGCCGATCATAGAGGTGTGTATTTCGATCCGCTTTTTGCTCTTGATATGGGTCTTGAAGCTATTGAAGAAGTAATGGCTCATGAGGCACATCATGTAGCAAGGAATTCGATAACAAAAGAAAGACTTGAGTTCGGTGATTCTCCACTTGATCAGTTGGTCTACAGATTTGTGGGCATAGAATGTGAAGGAATCGCAAATATGGTTAGCGATGCGTCGAGAATACCATCAATGAAGAGAATTGCGCTGCAGCGAACGAAAATGATGGGAGAGTTCGAAAAGCATCTCGAACTGCTTCAAGAAGTGTTCCTGAATCTCTCCTTTAAGAACATCTCCGACGACGAAGCAAGGTCGATTATGGAAAGAAGCTGGTTTAGTGTCGGGAGCCTTGCCCCCGTGGGAATGAGAATGGCTTTGGAGATCGAAAATGAGTTAGGGAAGGACAGACTCATCGAAACTGTCGGAGACACCGTTGGATTCCTTAAATCCTATCAGGAGGTAGCTCTGAAAAAGTCCTACTACCTCCTGGAAGATGAAACGTTTATTAAGCTGGGTCAACTTCTCAAAGCGTAG
- the aglA gene encoding alpha-glucosidase AglA: protein MSSVNISIIGAGSAVFSLRLVSDLCKTEGLYGSKVTLMDINQDRLDAVYILASRFAEEMNANLEFSKTTVLEEAIKGRDFVVNSALIGGHDFLDRVRAIGEKHGYFRGIDSQEFNMVSDYYTLTNWNQLSFFLKIAKLMERHAPDAWLLQAANPVFEGTTLIRRYSSIKMVGFCHGHYDVREVAETLGIPIEEVDWQVAGVNHGIWLNRFKRNGEDLYALIQKYAANYDPRRFKPINPFNVQMSPATIDMYRFYGLVPIGDTVRNSGWKHHYNQETLVKWYGAPWGSPDSEPGWQWYKEQLGQVTGATVALAKAIEQFPEASLEKLIVEGSRGLSGDFARQAAQLYNKNSLSGEQHIPFIDAIINDSSARFVLNTLNEGAIPGIEDNVAVEVPALVDREGIHTEAIDPPLPERIVKWYLKPRVLRMEWALEAFIERDSDLIVEILLKDPRTKSYEQAKAVVREIFETEGLSE, encoded by the coding sequence TTGTCATCAGTGAATATTTCCATTATCGGTGCAGGAAGTGCTGTGTTTTCTCTCAGATTGGTGAGCGATCTTTGTAAAACGGAGGGTCTTTATGGCAGTAAGGTCACATTGATGGATATAAACCAAGATAGACTTGATGCCGTTTACATTCTTGCATCGAGGTTTGCAGAAGAGATGAATGCCAATCTCGAGTTTTCAAAGACTACTGTGCTGGAAGAAGCAATCAAAGGGAGAGACTTCGTTGTAAACAGCGCTTTGATTGGAGGACATGATTTTCTGGATAGAGTTAGAGCGATCGGCGAAAAGCACGGTTATTTCAGAGGCATAGATTCACAGGAATTCAACATGGTATCCGATTACTATACTCTTACAAACTGGAATCAACTCTCGTTTTTCCTGAAAATCGCGAAGCTTATGGAAAGACATGCACCTGACGCCTGGTTGCTTCAGGCTGCAAATCCTGTCTTCGAAGGAACTACGCTAATCAGAAGATATTCTAGTATTAAGATGGTTGGCTTTTGTCACGGACATTATGATGTCCGTGAAGTAGCAGAAACCTTAGGCATACCAATAGAGGAAGTAGACTGGCAGGTTGCCGGTGTGAACCATGGAATCTGGCTTAACAGATTCAAAAGAAACGGTGAGGATCTCTACGCTTTGATTCAAAAGTATGCAGCTAACTATGATCCAAGGAGATTCAAACCTATCAACCCTTTCAATGTTCAGATGTCTCCGGCGACAATTGACATGTACAGATTCTATGGACTGGTTCCAATAGGAGATACGGTTCGTAACAGCGGCTGGAAACACCACTACAATCAAGAGACTCTCGTAAAATGGTATGGGGCTCCATGGGGCAGTCCTGATTCCGAACCTGGCTGGCAATGGTACAAAGAACAGCTTGGACAGGTGACAGGTGCTACTGTGGCACTTGCCAAGGCAATCGAGCAGTTCCCCGAGGCAAGTCTCGAAAAATTGATAGTCGAAGGTTCAAGAGGTCTTTCAGGAGACTTCGCCAGACAAGCGGCTCAGCTTTACAACAAGAATTCTCTCAGCGGTGAGCAACACATACCCTTTATAGACGCAATAATAAACGACAGTTCAGCGAGATTTGTCTTAAACACGCTAAACGAGGGAGCAATTCCCGGGATCGAAGATAACGTTGCCGTCGAAGTGCCCGCTTTGGTTGACAGAGAGGGAATCCATACAGAAGCCATAGATCCCCCTCTCCCCGAAAGAATCGTTAAATGGTATTTGAAGCCAAGGGTACTAAGAATGGAGTGGGCTCTCGAAGCGTTCATTGAAAGGGATTCCGATCTAATTGTTGAAATTCTTTTGAAGGATCCAAGGACAAAGTCATATGAGCAGGCGAAAGCAGTGGTAAGGGAAATCTTTGAGACGGAAGGGCTAAGTGAATAG
- a CDS encoding anaerobic nitric oxide reductase flavorubredoxin, whose amino-acid sequence MGRKITDSVTWVGKVDWELKKFHGEDYSTHRGSSYNAYLIRDEKTALIDTVWAPFAEEFVENLKKEIDLSEIDYVIANHGEIDHSGGLVALMKEIPGTPIYCTANAVKSLKGQFHKDWNFVTVRTGDTLNLGSKALTFIEAPMLHWPDSMFSYLDGDAILFSNDAFGQHYATELLYNDLVDQAELFQEAVKYYANILTPFSRLVIKKIKEVLSFNLPLNMICPSHGVIWREDPAQIVKKYLEWADNYQEDQVTIVYDTMWEGTRKMAEAIAEGIASASGSTAVKLFNAGKIDKNDIVTELFKAKAALFGSPTVNKGILAPLSGMLHEVKGLSFKSKKAAVFGTYGWSGESVDVLTKMVEDAGFEIVQPGLKKLWSPDEDSLDDCREFGSGFAAKI is encoded by the coding sequence ATGGGCAGGAAAATAACCGATAGCGTAACATGGGTAGGAAAGGTTGACTGGGAACTGAAGAAATTTCATGGAGAAGACTATTCAACCCACAGAGGATCCAGCTACAACGCATATTTGATTAGAGATGAAAAGACAGCTTTGATCGATACTGTCTGGGCACCTTTTGCAGAGGAATTCGTGGAGAACCTGAAAAAAGAAATTGATCTATCCGAGATCGACTACGTAATCGCCAACCACGGGGAGATTGATCACAGCGGTGGACTGGTTGCGTTGATGAAAGAGATTCCCGGCACGCCGATCTATTGTACTGCAAACGCAGTCAAGTCCCTCAAAGGGCAGTTCCACAAGGACTGGAATTTCGTCACAGTAAGAACCGGCGACACTCTAAATCTCGGCAGTAAGGCGCTCACCTTTATTGAAGCACCTATGCTGCACTGGCCCGACTCGATGTTTTCATATCTCGATGGTGACGCAATTCTCTTCAGCAACGATGCGTTTGGTCAGCATTATGCAACTGAACTTCTCTACAACGACCTCGTAGATCAGGCGGAACTATTTCAAGAAGCAGTGAAGTACTACGCAAATATCCTCACTCCATTTAGCAGACTGGTCATAAAGAAGATCAAGGAGGTCTTGTCATTCAATCTTCCATTGAATATGATTTGCCCCAGTCATGGAGTCATCTGGCGGGAGGATCCCGCACAGATTGTCAAGAAGTATCTTGAGTGGGCAGACAACTACCAGGAAGATCAGGTGACAATTGTGTATGACACGATGTGGGAGGGGACTAGAAAAATGGCCGAAGCCATCGCAGAAGGCATTGCCAGCGCTAGTGGTAGTACCGCAGTCAAACTCTTCAATGCGGGAAAAATAGACAAGAACGATATTGTGACGGAGTTGTTTAAGGCCAAGGCAGCTCTCTTTGGTTCTCCTACAGTGAACAAAGGAATCTTGGCACCGCTTTCCGGTATGCTTCATGAAGTAAAAGGTCTGTCCTTCAAGAGTAAAAAGGCAGCCGTATTTGGTACTTATGGATGGAGTGGAGAGTCTGTGGATGTTCTGACAAAAATGGTAGAAGATGCCGGCTTCGAAATCGTTCAGCCAGGATTAAAAAAGCTTTGGTCACCAGACGAAGACAGCCTTGATGACTGCAGAGAATTCGGCTCAGGTTTCGCAGCAAAGATTTGA
- a CDS encoding carbohydrate ABC transporter permease: MGVFHIKRKTKRGIISFLILSPTFAAIGVFVYFFIGWTGRTSVSNWNSFARLLKGEFEFVGLRNYFRLFEDPRFQTDLWNTLYFTLFFILGCLLLGIVLAVLIDRNLKGSGIFRNIYLFPMALSFVVTGAVWRWIFAPGILPSNPQGMNLLFSLVGLDFLQWRWFTSTESFLNFNFALIPVIIAAVWQMSGYTMAMYLAGLRGISQDLVEAAEVDGATGWQIFWKIKFPILRPITLSAMIILGHISLKIFDLVYAMTGSGPNNVTDVPAIYMFETTFRANKYATGSAIAIIMLLMVAVVIIPYLASAFRKEKRI, translated from the coding sequence TTGGGGGTGTTCCATATCAAAAGGAAGACAAAACGAGGGATCATTTCCTTTCTCATTCTCTCTCCGACCTTTGCGGCAATAGGAGTTTTCGTTTATTTCTTCATTGGTTGGACCGGTAGAACTTCTGTTTCCAACTGGAATAGCTTTGCTAGGCTTCTTAAAGGCGAATTCGAATTTGTTGGATTGAGGAATTATTTCAGACTTTTCGAAGATCCGAGGTTTCAGACCGATTTGTGGAACACTCTGTATTTCACCCTTTTTTTTATTCTCGGTTGTCTTCTGCTTGGGATTGTTTTGGCGGTACTGATTGATCGTAACCTCAAGGGATCAGGCATTTTTAGAAATATATACCTGTTTCCCATGGCGCTTTCATTTGTTGTGACAGGCGCAGTCTGGAGATGGATCTTCGCTCCGGGAATCTTACCAAGCAATCCTCAGGGTATGAACCTTCTATTCAGTCTGGTGGGGCTGGATTTTCTTCAATGGAGGTGGTTCACCAGCACTGAGAGTTTCCTCAATTTCAACTTTGCACTGATTCCGGTGATAATCGCAGCCGTATGGCAGATGTCAGGTTACACAATGGCCATGTACCTTGCGGGGCTTCGTGGAATATCCCAGGATCTGGTAGAGGCTGCCGAAGTTGATGGCGCGACCGGCTGGCAGATCTTCTGGAAGATCAAGTTTCCGATTCTGAGACCGATAACTTTAAGCGCAATGATTATTCTAGGCCACATCTCACTGAAGATCTTTGATCTTGTTTACGCTATGACCGGCAGTGGTCCAAACAACGTGACCGACGTGCCTGCCATCTACATGTTCGAAACCACTTTCAGAGCGAACAAATATGCTACTGGCTCAGCAATAGCGATAATCATGCTTCTGATGGTTGCTGTGGTCATAATTCCTTACCTTGCTTCTGCCTTCAGAAAGGAGAAGAGAATATGA
- a CDS encoding SAM hydrolase/SAM-dependent halogenase family protein: MIAFLTDWGSNSYYVGVTKVVMREINRMVEIIDICHDIRPYSIRHGAYVLQRAIKDLPADAVFLAVVDPGVGTSRKPIMMVLKDGRRLVGPDNGLFTLAAEEYGIHEIRELENREYHRGNSRSFHGRDIFAPVAAHVDAGVEPAKLGSRLMSFEYLKYKKPAREGNVLSGEVAFYDNFGNLETNVPEALANDFEEGEILEIGKGRKPFKATFGNTYYDVNPGNLLAHFDSSGFLEITVNKGSARELLAIEEGEPITIVKT, translated from the coding sequence ATGATTGCTTTTCTTACTGACTGGGGATCAAACAGCTACTATGTCGGCGTGACTAAAGTCGTGATGAGAGAAATAAATAGAATGGTGGAAATAATAGATATATGTCATGATATTAGACCTTACAGCATAAGACACGGTGCTTATGTCTTGCAAAGGGCAATAAAGGATCTTCCGGCAGATGCAGTCTTTCTAGCAGTCGTTGATCCTGGGGTAGGGACATCAAGAAAGCCAATAATGATGGTTTTGAAAGATGGAAGACGCCTTGTTGGACCGGACAATGGTTTGTTCACACTTGCTGCCGAAGAGTACGGAATCCACGAAATACGAGAGCTGGAAAATAGAGAGTACCACAGGGGAAATTCCCGGAGCTTCCATGGAAGAGACATTTTCGCGCCCGTTGCAGCCCATGTCGATGCAGGCGTAGAACCGGCTAAACTCGGTTCTAGACTAATGAGCTTCGAATATCTTAAATACAAGAAACCTGCCAGAGAAGGAAATGTACTCTCTGGGGAGGTTGCCTTCTACGATAATTTCGGTAACCTGGAAACGAATGTTCCAGAGGCTCTCGCTAATGATTTTGAAGAAGGAGAAATTCTTGAAATTGGAAAGGGCAGAAAACCTTTCAAAGCTACATTCGGAAATACTTATTACGATGTGAATCCCGGAAATTTGCTTGCCCATTTCGATTCAAGCGGCTTCCTAGAAATCACCGTGAACAAGGGAAGTGCCCGGGAGCTCCTCGCCATTGAGGAAGGGGAACCCATAACAATTGTCAAAACTTGA
- a CDS encoding alanine racemase: protein MISLAKVVVNTVSIGANAKRVRELAEVNGVEIAAVTKVVCGDPTIASILLNSGVKEIGESRLENISRITNAGIDSDFLLLRLPERSKFREVLDNVDTVLIGDLDSLSKLYELSSETGQEVNFIYMIDTGDLREGVMYYEAESVLEKAFEIAGENLEGIGTNLGCFGGVIATPKKFEILLSLGEFLRKKTGYSLRRYSAGNTASLPLLEKGIVPKGINHFRLGESILCGTDVTNNREVPGTLQDTFTLYGEVIEIAEKPSVPIGEIGRDAFGRIPHFEDKGKRIKAILDLGEQDVLPSGLTPLVGGCEVLHASSDHLIVDVTESEKSFSVGDSIGFRMSYGALLRVMTSPYIRKVYE from the coding sequence GTGATTTCCTTGGCAAAAGTTGTGGTTAATACCGTGAGCATAGGGGCCAATGCGAAAAGAGTTAGAGAACTGGCCGAAGTTAATGGGGTAGAAATCGCAGCGGTTACGAAAGTTGTGTGTGGAGACCCGACGATAGCATCTATACTGTTGAATAGTGGAGTAAAGGAAATCGGCGAATCCAGGTTGGAAAACATTTCCAGAATTACGAATGCTGGAATTGATTCTGATTTTCTTTTGTTAAGACTTCCCGAGAGATCAAAATTCAGAGAAGTGTTGGATAATGTAGACACCGTGCTCATTGGAGATCTTGATTCATTGAGCAAGCTTTATGAACTCTCATCTGAAACAGGGCAAGAAGTGAATTTCATATACATGATCGATACGGGAGACCTTAGAGAGGGAGTTATGTATTACGAGGCGGAATCGGTTTTGGAGAAAGCATTCGAAATTGCCGGTGAAAACCTTGAAGGAATTGGAACCAATCTTGGATGCTTTGGGGGCGTAATTGCAACTCCAAAGAAATTCGAGATTCTTCTTTCTTTAGGTGAGTTCCTTAGAAAAAAGACTGGCTATTCATTGAGAAGATACTCTGCCGGGAATACTGCGTCACTGCCTCTTCTCGAAAAAGGGATAGTTCCGAAAGGTATAAACCATTTCAGATTGGGAGAGTCGATTCTTTGTGGGACCGATGTTACGAACAACAGAGAGGTTCCTGGAACACTGCAGGATACGTTTACACTGTATGGGGAAGTAATCGAAATAGCGGAAAAGCCATCCGTACCGATAGGCGAAATAGGTCGTGATGCTTTTGGAAGAATCCCCCATTTTGAAGACAAGGGGAAGAGAATAAAGGCGATACTGGATCTTGGAGAACAGGATGTTCTTCCCTCAGGATTGACGCCACTTGTCGGGGGATGTGAAGTGCTACACGCTTCGAGTGATCACCTGATAGTCGACGTGACCGAGTCCGAAAAGTCTTTTTCTGTAGGGGATTCGATTGGCTTCAGAATGTCGTACGGTGCGCTGCTAAGAGTGATGACCTCACCGTATATAAGGAAGGTTTACGAATGA
- a CDS encoding DNA-3-methyladenine glycosylase I, with protein sequence MNEVFRCPWAEVDKLYIEYHDTEWGVPLHDDNIWFEFLILEGAQAGLSWHTVLKKREEYRKAFSGFDPRVVSKYGENEITKLVENPGIIRNRKKIHSAINNAKRFIQIQEEYGTFDSYVWSFVNNKPIINTWKSLSEIPSVTEKSVEISRSLREKGFTFVGPKIVYALMEATGIVNDHLVGCFRYSEVLRCN encoded by the coding sequence TTGAATGAGGTCTTCCGTTGTCCCTGGGCTGAAGTTGACAAATTGTATATTGAGTACCACGATACTGAATGGGGTGTTCCCCTGCACGATGACAACATATGGTTCGAGTTTCTGATTCTAGAAGGAGCACAGGCCGGCCTCAGTTGGCATACTGTCCTGAAGAAGAGAGAAGAATATAGAAAAGCCTTCTCTGGGTTTGATCCTCGAGTCGTTTCAAAATATGGAGAGAATGAAATAACTAAGCTAGTCGAAAATCCGGGAATAATCAGAAATAGAAAGAAGATTCATTCGGCAATTAACAACGCAAAGAGATTTATCCAGATTCAAGAGGAGTACGGAACGTTTGACAGCTATGTGTGGAGCTTCGTCAACAATAAGCCGATCATAAACACATGGAAGAGCCTTTCCGAGATTCCCTCTGTTACTGAGAAGTCTGTTGAAATCTCGCGATCCCTTAGAGAGAAGGGATTCACTTTTGTTGGGCCAAAGATAGTATATGCACTGATGGAGGCAACAGGTATAGTGAACGATCATCTGGTGGGTTGCTTCAGATATTCTGAAGTTCTCCGATGCAATTGA
- a CDS encoding carbohydrate ABC transporter permease: MIKRILIYALLTVFALFFLMPIYVLLATSLKPLKEVGLERMWFPPNDLSFDGFAKAFSRLAPNLRNSFLLVIPATLLSAIVGSINGYVLSKLKFRGSDLLFALVLFGMFIPYQSVLFPLIRFLQDIGLYGSIWGLVLVHVVYGLPITTLIFRNYYSEVPTELIEAANIDGAGIFKTYLKVLFPISLPGFVVVVIWQFTNIWNEFLFAVTVTSDPTKQPITVALVNLAGSQVVEWNVQMAGALLAALPTLIVYILLGKYFLRGLLAGSVKG, from the coding sequence ATGATCAAGAGGATTCTAATCTATGCCCTTCTGACGGTTTTTGCGTTATTCTTTCTGATGCCGATCTATGTGTTATTGGCAACAAGTCTCAAACCCCTGAAAGAAGTGGGTCTTGAGCGAATGTGGTTTCCTCCGAACGACCTTTCCTTCGATGGTTTTGCCAAGGCCTTCAGTCGCCTTGCACCCAACTTAAGAAACTCGTTTCTGCTGGTCATCCCTGCGACGCTTCTTTCGGCAATCGTTGGATCGATAAACGGATATGTTTTGTCTAAACTGAAGTTCAGGGGCTCAGATCTTCTCTTTGCACTCGTTCTTTTCGGAATGTTTATTCCTTATCAGAGTGTTCTTTTTCCTCTGATTCGCTTCCTCCAGGATATTGGACTTTACGGTTCAATTTGGGGATTGGTATTGGTTCACGTGGTCTACGGTCTGCCGATAACCACTTTGATTTTCAGGAACTATTACAGCGAAGTGCCTACGGAATTAATCGAAGCGGCCAACATAGATGGAGCAGGCATATTCAAGACATATCTGAAGGTTCTCTTTCCTATATCCCTCCCTGGTTTTGTAGTAGTAGTCATTTGGCAATTCACGAATATCTGGAATGAGTTTCTTTTCGCTGTGACCGTTACCAGCGACCCCACAAAACAGCCGATTACCGTTGCCCTTGTGAATCTAGCGGGGAGTCAGGTTGTCGAGTGGAATGTCCAGATGGCCGGCGCGCTGCTGGCCGCTCTCCCAACATTGATAGTCTACATATTACTCGGAAAGTACTTTCTGAGAGGGCTTCTTGCTGGTTCTGTCAAAGGTTGA
- a CDS encoding GIY-YIG nuclease family protein — protein sequence MLSYNIYIMDYNKGDYIVLLFLREAAEVSSSKKKWHLESGYYLYVGSAMNSLTERVKRHLLEEKKKHWHIDFLREKAEVLAVLLLPAKTSNEEELSNLISNYCIAVPGFGASDCKTDSNLYRVGFGCIEKVFSSIVGKWRD from the coding sequence TTGCTGTCGTATAATATCTACATTATGGATTACAATAAGGGTGATTACATTGTCTTGCTTTTTCTCAGAGAAGCGGCAGAGGTATCTTCGAGCAAAAAAAAGTGGCATCTTGAATCGGGATACTACTTATATGTTGGATCGGCAATGAACTCACTGACGGAAAGGGTTAAGAGGCACCTCTTAGAAGAAAAGAAGAAGCACTGGCATATAGATTTCCTTAGAGAGAAGGCTGAAGTTCTTGCGGTTCTGCTTCTTCCGGCAAAGACAAGTAACGAAGAGGAACTTTCAAATCTGATCTCAAACTACTGTATTGCTGTTCCTGGCTTCGGTGCTTCTGACTGTAAAACAGATTCGAATCTATACAGGGTCGGATTCGGTTGTATCGAAAAAGTGTTTTCTTCAATTGTTGGCAAATGGAGGGATTAG
- a CDS encoding GNAT family N-acetyltransferase: MIRRLQKCDGERVREIVKTIWEGDDYIPHVFEKWVEDPSCHFMGLWKDGTLVGIDNLRLLSDKVGWMEGMRIDPALQGKGFGKELGKQTLAIAKRIGLERLYFATYFDNTASIRMNEAFGFNRIGVFTNLESEVGDISDSSFAFNVDSEIPEILDHVSEDWAFLPKEIPDKARFLIQPTRIHDGDNWAVLSKNSKSESCVDINYISIVEERKARSFVHGLKCYAQSKGFERVHTMVREDLDLEPFLYNGFKPFERVRDVFLYFADSSVLEI, encoded by the coding sequence ATGATAAGGCGCCTTCAAAAGTGTGATGGAGAAAGAGTAAGAGAGATCGTAAAGACGATCTGGGAGGGTGATGACTACATTCCTCATGTCTTCGAAAAATGGGTTGAAGACCCTTCATGCCACTTCATGGGACTCTGGAAAGACGGGACATTAGTAGGAATAGATAATCTCAGACTCTTAAGCGATAAAGTGGGCTGGATGGAAGGAATGAGAATAGATCCTGCTCTTCAGGGCAAAGGGTTTGGCAAGGAACTCGGAAAACAAACCCTGGCCATTGCGAAGAGAATCGGGCTCGAAAGGCTTTACTTTGCGACCTATTTCGACAATACTGCCTCGATCAGAATGAATGAAGCCTTCGGTTTCAACCGCATAGGTGTTTTCACAAACCTTGAAAGTGAGGTAGGAGATATCTCAGATTCTTCCTTCGCTTTTAATGTGGATTCAGAGATTCCTGAAATTCTCGATCATGTAAGTGAAGACTGGGCTTTTCTCCCTAAGGAAATTCCAGACAAAGCGAGATTCCTAATTCAGCCAACTAGGATTCACGATGGGGATAACTGGGCAGTTCTTTCCAAAAATTCGAAATCTGAAAGCTGCGTGGACATCAATTACATCTCAATAGTGGAAGAACGGAAAGCCAGGTCCTTCGTGCATGGGCTGAAGTGCTATGCACAGTCGAAAGGGTTTGAACGGGTCCATACAATGGTGAGGGAGGACCTCGATTTGGAGCCTTTCTTGTACAATGGATTCAAACCTTTCGAAAGAGTAAGGGATGTCTTCCTTTATTTTGCGGACAGCTCGGTTCTTGAGATTTGA